The following proteins are co-located in the Streptomyces sp. NBC_00435 genome:
- a CDS encoding FAD-dependent oxidoreductase produces the protein MPRPLRVAIVGAGPAGIYAADALLKSEAAVEPGVSIDIFERMPAPFGLIRYGVAPDHPRIKGIITALHQVLDKPQVRLFGNVDYPNDISLDELHSFYDAVIFSTGATADRALTIPGVDLDGSYGAADFVSWYDGHPDVPRTWSLEAEKVAVLGVGNVALDVARILAKTADELLPTEIPANVYDGLKANKALEVHVFGRRGPAQAKFSPMELRELDHSPNIEVIVNPEDIDYDEGSITTRRSNKQADMVAKTLENWAIRDIGDRPHKLFLHFFESPTEVLGEDGKVVGLRTERTELDGTGNVKGTGQFTDWDVQSVYRAVGYLSDELPKLPWDVESGTVPDEGGRVIEAGTHLRSTYVTGWIRRGPIGLIGHTKGDANETVASLLADHAAGALRTPGTPEPEAVEAFLSGREIRFTTWEGWYKLDAAEKALGEPQGRERVKLVEREDMLGASGA, from the coding sequence ATGCCTCGCCCCCTGCGGGTAGCAATCGTCGGTGCCGGCCCCGCCGGCATCTACGCCGCCGACGCCCTGCTGAAGTCCGAGGCGGCCGTCGAGCCGGGTGTGTCCATCGACATCTTCGAACGGATGCCGGCCCCCTTCGGTCTGATCCGCTACGGCGTCGCCCCCGACCACCCGCGCATCAAGGGCATCATCACCGCCCTCCACCAGGTGCTCGACAAGCCGCAGGTGCGTCTCTTCGGCAACGTCGACTACCCGAACGACATCAGCCTCGACGAACTGCACTCCTTCTACGACGCCGTGATCTTCTCCACCGGCGCCACCGCCGACCGCGCGCTGACCATCCCGGGCGTGGACCTCGACGGCTCCTACGGCGCCGCCGACTTCGTCTCCTGGTACGACGGTCACCCCGACGTCCCGCGCACCTGGTCGCTGGAGGCGGAGAAGGTCGCCGTCCTCGGCGTCGGCAACGTCGCCCTCGACGTGGCCCGGATCCTCGCCAAGACCGCGGACGAGCTGCTGCCGACCGAGATCCCGGCGAACGTCTACGACGGCCTCAAGGCCAACAAGGCGCTCGAGGTCCACGTCTTCGGCCGCCGCGGTCCCGCGCAGGCCAAGTTCAGCCCCATGGAGCTGCGCGAGCTGGACCACTCGCCCAACATCGAGGTCATCGTCAACCCCGAGGACATCGACTACGACGAGGGCTCGATCACCACCCGCCGCTCCAACAAGCAGGCGGACATGGTCGCCAAGACCCTGGAGAACTGGGCGATCCGCGACATCGGCGACCGCCCGCACAAGCTCTTCCTACACTTCTTCGAGTCGCCCACCGAGGTTCTCGGGGAGGACGGCAAGGTCGTCGGCCTGCGCACCGAGCGCACCGAACTGGACGGCACCGGCAACGTGAAGGGCACCGGCCAGTTCACCGACTGGGACGTCCAGTCCGTCTACCGCGCGGTCGGCTACCTCTCCGACGAGCTGCCCAAGCTGCCGTGGGACGTGGAGTCCGGCACCGTTCCGGACGAGGGCGGCCGCGTCATCGAAGCAGGCACCCACCTGCGGTCCACGTACGTCACCGGCTGGATCCGCCGCGGCCCCATCGGTCTGATCGGCCACACCAAGGGCGACGCGAACGAGACGGTCGCGAGCCTGCTCGCCGACCACGCCGCCGGCGCCCTGCGAACGCCGGGCACCCCCGAGCCGGAGGCCGTCGAGGCCTTCCTGTCCGGGAGGGAGATCCGCTTCACGACGTGGGAGGGCTGGTACAAGCTCGACGCCGCCGAGAAGGCGCTGGGCGAGCCGCAGGGCCGCGAGCGGGTCAAGCTCGTCGAGCGCGAGGACATGCTCGGGGCGAGCGGGGCTTAG
- a CDS encoding NADPH-dependent F420 reductase: protein MATPEHHGRTGELMKIGIIGAGNIGGNLTRRLTAIGHDVAVANSRGPETLTDLARETGATPVTVAEAARDAEVVVVTVPLKNVPDLPTGLFGGAAPGFAVIDTGNYYPQQRDGRIAGIEDEGLTESRWTERNLGHPVVKAFNGTYAQDILDRPLEAGHPDRQALPVAGDDEAAKKTVRALIDELGFDTVDSGGIDDSWRQQPGTPVYGLRAGTQAVVEALAEASPERPADFRG from the coding sequence ATAGCGACACCCGAACACCACGGACGCACGGGAGAGCTCATGAAGATCGGCATCATCGGCGCGGGCAACATCGGCGGCAACCTCACCCGCCGGCTCACCGCCATCGGACACGACGTGGCCGTCGCCAACTCGCGCGGCCCCGAAACCCTGACCGACCTCGCGCGGGAGACGGGAGCCACCCCGGTCACCGTCGCCGAAGCGGCGCGTGACGCCGAGGTCGTCGTCGTGACGGTCCCCCTGAAGAACGTCCCGGATCTGCCCACGGGCCTCTTCGGCGGGGCGGCGCCCGGCTTCGCCGTCATCGACACCGGGAACTACTACCCGCAGCAGCGCGACGGCCGGATCGCCGGCATCGAGGACGAGGGTCTCACCGAGAGCCGCTGGACCGAGCGGAACCTGGGTCACCCCGTCGTCAAGGCCTTCAACGGCACGTATGCCCAGGACATCCTGGACCGGCCCCTCGAAGCCGGCCACCCCGACCGGCAGGCCCTGCCCGTCGCGGGCGACGACGAGGCGGCGAAGAAGACCGTACGGGCCCTCATCGACGAACTCGGCTTCGACACCGTCGACTCCGGCGGCATCGACGACTCCTGGCGACAGCAGCCCGGCACCCCCGTGTACGGCCTCCGGGCGGGCACGCAGGCCGTGGTCGAGGCGCTTGCCGAGGCTTCGCCGGAGCGGCCGGCGGACTTCCGGGGCTGA
- a CDS encoding molybdopterin-dependent oxidoreductase has product MSRAERTEPDPGNSHAPDPDPGPDPDGSGAPVGRRLVLGMVGLGALGLALAPRLQSGLDAVLGGAAAKDPTGLTGLLPGGGGFRYYSVASSVPERGPADYRLTVDGLVDRPATYTLDALRALPRTRVVRDVQCVTGWRVPATPFEGVPLHRLLDAAGVRSEARAIRFTCFDGTYTESLTLPQARRDDVLVALNMRDEPLSHAHGGPVRLYAAPMYFYKSAKWLSGITLTRDVRPGYWEELGYDVDAWVGKSNGRDDAPTV; this is encoded by the coding sequence GTGAGCAGAGCAGAGCGAACCGAACCTGACCCGGGTAACAGCCACGCCCCCGATCCGGACCCCGGCCCGGACCCCGACGGCAGCGGCGCCCCCGTCGGCCGCCGGCTGGTCCTCGGCATGGTGGGGCTCGGCGCGCTCGGCCTGGCCCTCGCGCCGCGGCTCCAGTCGGGGCTCGACGCCGTACTGGGCGGGGCCGCGGCCAAGGATCCGACGGGCCTCACCGGACTGCTGCCGGGCGGCGGAGGGTTCCGCTACTACTCCGTCGCATCCTCGGTGCCCGAACGCGGCCCGGCCGACTACCGGCTGACCGTCGACGGCCTGGTCGACCGGCCGGCCACGTACACCCTGGACGCGCTGCGCGCCCTGCCGCGCACCCGGGTCGTCCGCGACGTCCAGTGCGTCACGGGGTGGCGGGTCCCGGCCACCCCCTTCGAGGGTGTCCCGCTCCACCGGCTCCTGGACGCCGCCGGGGTCCGGTCCGAGGCCCGCGCGATCCGCTTCACCTGCTTCGACGGCACCTACACCGAGAGCCTCACGCTCCCGCAGGCCCGCCGCGACGACGTATTGGTCGCCCTGAACATGCGCGACGAGCCGCTCAGCCACGCCCACGGCGGCCCGGTCCGCCTCTACGCGGCTCCCATGTACTTCTACAAATCGGCGAAATGGCTGTCGGGCATCACCTTGACCCGGGACGTCCGGCCCGGCTACTGGGAGGAACTCGGCTACGACGTCGACGCCTGGGTCGGCAAGTCGAACGGACGCGACGATGCCCCTACCGTCTGA
- a CDS encoding cytochrome b/b6 domain-containing protein: protein MPLPSERPAGVSRFSPAERQIHRITAALTGVCLVSAGCLYLPPLAELVGRRHLVVTVHEWSGLLIPAPALLGLASRAFRADLRRLNRFGPHDLTWLRSALRRDHRQAARPAGKFNAGQKLYASWSAGAALVMLGTGLLMWFTGLAPLPWRTAATFVHDWLAIALTVAVVGHVMKALADPEARRGMRTGSVDAGWARREHPLWRATPAERPRPGRR from the coding sequence ATGCCCCTACCGTCTGAACGCCCCGCCGGGGTGAGCCGGTTCAGCCCGGCCGAGCGCCAGATCCACCGGATCACCGCCGCCCTGACGGGTGTGTGTCTGGTGAGCGCCGGCTGCCTGTACCTGCCGCCGCTGGCCGAACTGGTGGGCCGCCGGCACCTGGTGGTCACCGTCCACGAGTGGTCGGGGCTGCTGATCCCGGCCCCCGCACTGCTCGGGCTCGCGTCCCGGGCCTTCCGCGCCGACCTGCGGCGGCTGAACCGCTTCGGCCCGCACGACCTGACCTGGCTGCGTTCCGCGCTGCGCCGAGACCACCGGCAGGCGGCGCGCCCGGCCGGCAAGTTCAACGCCGGGCAGAAGCTCTACGCGAGCTGGAGCGCCGGGGCGGCCCTGGTGATGCTGGGCACCGGCCTGCTGATGTGGTTCACCGGCCTGGCCCCGCTGCCCTGGCGTACCGCAGCCACCTTCGTCCACGACTGGCTGGCCATCGCGCTGACCGTGGCCGTCGTGGGCCACGTCATGAAGGCGCTCGCCGATCCGGAGGCCCGGCGCGGGATGCGCACGGGCTCCGTGGACGCCGGCTGGGCGCGGCGCGAGCACCCGCTGTGGCGGGCTACTCCTGCGGAACGGCCGCGTCCAGGGCGGCGGTGA
- a CDS encoding MarR family winged helix-turn-helix transcriptional regulator, giving the protein MTEQSTDALADQDFLRLDGQICFALGAANRAFGGLYRVVLKDLGLTYPQYLVMLVLWEHGELPVKRLGQHLRLDSGTLSPLLKRLEAGGLLVRERSTEDERSVHVRPTAAGTALRARAVEVPRRIATATGFELGEIKDLQDRLRKLTAALDAAVPQE; this is encoded by the coding sequence ATGACCGAGCAATCGACCGACGCCCTCGCCGACCAGGACTTCCTGCGCCTCGACGGCCAGATCTGCTTCGCGCTGGGCGCGGCGAACCGGGCCTTCGGCGGCCTGTACCGCGTCGTCCTGAAGGACCTCGGGCTCACCTACCCGCAGTACCTGGTGATGCTGGTCCTCTGGGAGCACGGCGAGCTGCCGGTCAAACGGCTCGGACAGCACCTGCGGCTCGATTCGGGAACCCTCTCCCCGCTGCTCAAGCGCCTGGAGGCGGGCGGTCTGCTGGTCCGGGAGCGCAGCACCGAGGACGAGCGGTCCGTGCACGTACGCCCCACCGCGGCAGGTACGGCGCTGCGCGCCCGGGCCGTCGAGGTTCCCCGGCGGATCGCCACCGCAACCGGCTTCGAGCTCGGCGAGATCAAGGACCTGCAGGACCGCTTGCGGAAGCTCACCGCCGCCCTGGACGCGGCCGTTCCGCAGGAGTAG
- a CDS encoding organic hydroperoxide resistance protein, whose amino-acid sequence MDAIYTAVATANGREGRAVSSDGQIDLALAMPPALGGNGQGTNPEQLFAAGYAACFASALGLVGRQAKVDTSEVSVTAEVSIGKDGAGFGLAVVLRVELPDALAGETGTLLVKQAHEVCPYSRATRGNIPVELVVE is encoded by the coding sequence ATGGACGCGATCTACACCGCTGTCGCCACCGCCAACGGCCGCGAAGGCCGCGCCGTCAGCTCCGACGGCCAGATCGACCTCGCGCTGGCCATGCCCCCGGCGCTCGGCGGGAACGGTCAGGGCACCAACCCCGAGCAGCTCTTCGCGGCGGGGTACGCCGCCTGCTTCGCCAGCGCCCTCGGGCTGGTCGGCCGCCAGGCCAAGGTCGACACCAGTGAGGTCTCGGTGACCGCGGAGGTCTCCATCGGCAAGGACGGTGCGGGCTTCGGACTGGCCGTCGTCCTGCGCGTCGAGCTCCCCGACGCCCTGGCCGGTGAGACCGGCACCCTGCTGGTCAAGCAGGCGCACGAGGTCTGCCCCTACTCCCGCGCCACCCGCGGCAACATCCCCGTCGAGCTCGTCGTCGAGTAG
- the alc gene encoding allantoicase yields MRPTTTDFAAAPYVSGDPYADYRGGTFAFSHLTDLADRRLGAGVLAANDEFFAERENLLLRTPAVFDVHHYANKGKVMDGWETRRRRGASAEEPFPADSDHDWALIRLGAPGVIRGIVVDTAHFRGNYPQQVSVWAAAFEGTPSIAELLEREDAWEEIVPRTPVRGHAANGIAVTSERRWTHLRVDQHPDGGIARLRVHGEVLPDPAWLALLGVVDVACVVNGGVVEDASDGFYSSPENTIMPGLSQKQDDGWETRRRRDKGNDWIAYRLAGQCEIRAVEVDTANLKGNAAGWVSLSVKDGEDGAWTRVLPRTRLEPDSPHRLPLAAPVLATHARLDVYPDGGLARLRLHGRLTDAGAAALTARSARAAGSARTTG; encoded by the coding sequence ATGCGTCCCACGACCACCGACTTCGCCGCCGCGCCGTACGTCTCGGGAGACCCGTACGCCGACTACCGTGGCGGCACCTTCGCCTTCTCCCACCTCACGGACCTCGCCGACCGCCGGCTCGGGGCGGGGGTCCTCGCCGCCAACGACGAGTTCTTCGCCGAGCGGGAGAACCTGCTGCTGCGCACCCCGGCGGTCTTCGACGTCCACCACTACGCCAACAAGGGCAAGGTCATGGACGGCTGGGAGACCAGGCGGCGGCGCGGGGCGAGCGCCGAGGAGCCGTTTCCGGCGGACTCCGACCACGACTGGGCCCTGATCCGCCTCGGCGCCCCCGGCGTCATCCGCGGGATCGTCGTCGACACCGCGCACTTCCGCGGCAACTACCCGCAGCAGGTGAGCGTGTGGGCCGCCGCCTTCGAAGGGACGCCCTCGATCGCCGAGCTCCTCGAACGGGAGGACGCCTGGGAGGAGATCGTCCCCCGCACCCCGGTGCGCGGTCACGCCGCCAACGGGATCGCGGTCACCTCGGAGCGGCGCTGGACGCACCTGCGCGTCGACCAGCACCCCGACGGGGGCATCGCACGCCTGCGGGTCCACGGGGAAGTGCTGCCCGATCCGGCGTGGCTGGCCCTGCTCGGCGTGGTGGACGTGGCCTGCGTCGTCAACGGCGGGGTCGTGGAGGACGCCTCGGACGGCTTCTACTCCTCCCCCGAAAACACCATCATGCCGGGGCTGTCACAGAAGCAGGACGACGGATGGGAGACGCGTCGGCGCCGCGACAAGGGCAACGACTGGATCGCGTACCGGCTGGCCGGGCAGTGCGAGATCCGGGCCGTGGAGGTGGACACCGCGAACCTGAAGGGGAACGCGGCCGGCTGGGTCTCGCTGTCGGTCAAGGACGGCGAGGACGGCGCGTGGACGCGGGTCCTCCCGCGCACCCGGCTGGAGCCCGACAGCCCGCACCGGCTGCCGCTCGCGGCGCCGGTCCTGGCCACGCACGCCCGCCTCGACGTCTACCCCGACGGCGGACTCGCCCGACTGCGCCTGCACGGCCGCCTGACCGACGCCGGAGCGGCCGCGCTCACCGCCCGCTCGGCGCGCGCGGCGGGATCCGCGCGCACGACCGGCTGA